From a region of the Marinomonas mediterranea MMB-1 genome:
- a CDS encoding Lrp/AsnC ligand binding domain-containing protein, whose amino-acid sequence MKELEALLTSIPQFIECDRVTGEDCFYGRLCLRDIHELDDILMNINEIAETSTSIVKATPIKRRAAPV is encoded by the coding sequence ATGAAAGAACTCGAAGCGTTACTTACGTCGATTCCACAGTTTATTGAGTGTGATCGAGTGACGGGAGAGGACTGTTTTTATGGGCGATTGTGTCTAAGAGATATTCATGAATTGGACGATATACTGATGAATATTAATGAAATTGCTGAGACGAGTACGTCCATCGTGAAAGCGACGCCTATAAAGCGACGAGCGGCGCCTGTTTAA
- a CDS encoding tripartite tricarboxylate transporter substrate binding protein: MNKNKFARLSKPLLAAVTAGLVSFSAASIADDYPSKPINYILPFNAGGESDLSARFQQTVFEKHAGVKTVIQYMPGAGGAVAWSQLNGMEADGHTVMGINIPHTIMQPIVKDSGYKTEELTPVYYFHYTPNAIFVPANSKFKTLSDLTSFAKKNPGMVTFAGSGSNSANHIGQTLFDKFTGLTTTYVPFSGIGPAMTSLMGNQLTAGFAYATSGASAGDKLRMLAVSSEKRLSAFPDVPTFKELGINLVGGAYRGVAVPKSTPEDVRMKLSNIIGEINKDPEFVKKMEDNGFVLTDISYKEMDAFLEANQKEYQGVAELLGLTK, from the coding sequence ATGAATAAAAATAAATTCGCTCGACTTTCAAAGCCATTACTAGCCGCTGTTACTGCCGGCCTCGTATCATTTTCAGCAGCATCCATTGCGGATGACTACCCATCCAAACCCATTAACTACATTCTGCCTTTTAATGCAGGCGGAGAATCTGATTTATCAGCACGCTTTCAGCAAACCGTGTTTGAAAAACATGCGGGTGTAAAAACGGTTATTCAATACATGCCGGGTGCTGGTGGAGCCGTCGCTTGGTCTCAGCTTAATGGAATGGAGGCAGACGGGCATACTGTGATGGGTATTAATATCCCTCATACGATTATGCAGCCAATCGTGAAAGATTCTGGTTATAAAACAGAAGAACTGACGCCCGTATATTATTTCCATTACACGCCAAATGCGATCTTCGTTCCAGCGAACAGCAAATTTAAAACGCTGAGTGATTTGACCTCATTCGCGAAGAAAAACCCAGGAATGGTAACGTTTGCAGGTTCCGGTTCCAACTCAGCTAACCATATCGGCCAGACTTTATTTGATAAGTTTACCGGCCTAACGACAACGTATGTTCCTTTTAGCGGTATTGGGCCTGCAATGACTTCACTGATGGGCAACCAGCTAACAGCAGGTTTTGCCTACGCTACGTCGGGCGCAAGTGCAGGCGATAAACTCAGAATGTTGGCTGTTTCTTCAGAAAAACGCTTGTCTGCTTTTCCGGATGTACCGACGTTCAAAGAGCTTGGCATTAACTTAGTCGGCGGTGCGTATCGTGGTGTTGCCGTACCAAAATCGACACCAGAAGACGTACGCATGAAGTTGTCTAATATTATCGGTGAAATTAACAAAGATCCTGAGTTTGTTAAGAAAATGGAAGATAATGGGTTCGTGTTAACGGATATTTCTTACAAAGAAATGGATGCCTTCCTAGAAGCGAATCAAAAAGAATATCAAGGAGTCGCTGAGCTACTTGGTTTAACTAAGTAA
- a CDS encoding tripartite tricarboxylate transporter permease — protein sequence MDLLSYLVEALTPLNLMLALVGVIAGTVIGAMPGLSATMAVAVLVPFTYVMGPASGLIVLGAIYTGAIYGGAFAAILVNTPGTPSAIATTFDGYPMAKQGKGALAISLATFASVGGGLVGGIALLLLAPPLAEVALAFGPAEYFWMAVFGLTLISALSVGNTLKGLIGACIGLILSTVGVAVVGGDVRFTFDQVSLLGGIDITSAIIGLYCMPVIIDLVATKTPHLNFASASGESSLTSAFQLIIKRKFNLFRSSVIGTIVGILPGAGGSIAGLVSYTEARRSSKESEQFGKGAPDGIIATESANNATVGGGFIPTLVLGIPGTPPDAIILGALLVQGIKTGPTLFTEQGSIVYTFIYGLLIATLLMLPVGLILGKYAYKSIAKTPKQLLVPTVAFLTVIGSYAIHSNPHDTFVMFSLGVVAWVLSKFGFSASPIVLGLVLGKIAEQGFVQTYLIGSAQGRVLEMFFGRPISIGIILCAIFALVFPLWMARKKKVVTQDTTLNHKTSNIVMTGLVMVVGGVLLTQMGGMSPLGSVFPSYILYAMLGIAALLLVKSLKSSSETKFSELCVVPNGRQLGVIVVVGGWTLSMSTLGFALSSLLAFTLIMLIANFDKPKMIPMLKNVSVSVVIVGAFYLLMKEVLLLRMPEGLLF from the coding sequence ATGGACCTACTCAGCTATTTAGTGGAAGCCCTGACTCCACTTAATTTGATGTTAGCACTGGTCGGTGTCATTGCAGGTACTGTGATTGGTGCGATGCCAGGGCTTTCTGCGACAATGGCGGTTGCCGTGTTAGTGCCATTTACCTATGTGATGGGGCCCGCTTCGGGTCTCATCGTATTGGGTGCTATTTATACGGGAGCAATATATGGCGGAGCGTTCGCCGCTATTCTGGTAAATACGCCGGGCACTCCTTCCGCAATCGCGACGACCTTTGACGGTTACCCTATGGCAAAACAAGGGAAAGGCGCGCTTGCGATTTCTCTAGCGACTTTTGCCTCTGTCGGAGGGGGACTCGTAGGAGGAATCGCACTCTTGCTGCTTGCTCCACCACTTGCCGAAGTTGCGCTGGCGTTTGGCCCCGCGGAATACTTTTGGATGGCGGTATTTGGCCTGACGCTGATTTCAGCCTTGTCTGTCGGTAATACACTAAAAGGCCTCATAGGCGCGTGCATCGGCTTAATTTTGTCCACAGTCGGTGTCGCCGTTGTGGGCGGAGACGTACGCTTTACGTTTGATCAAGTTTCCTTATTAGGAGGCATCGACATTACATCAGCGATTATCGGGCTGTATTGTATGCCGGTAATCATAGATCTCGTAGCAACGAAAACGCCGCACCTCAACTTTGCTTCCGCTTCGGGTGAGTCATCTCTGACGTCGGCATTTCAGCTGATTATTAAGCGTAAATTTAATTTATTTCGCAGTTCCGTAATTGGCACAATCGTGGGCATTTTACCGGGAGCGGGTGGTTCTATTGCTGGGTTGGTTTCGTATACTGAAGCGCGTCGTAGTTCTAAAGAATCGGAGCAGTTTGGTAAAGGCGCACCGGATGGCATTATCGCGACGGAATCGGCTAATAATGCGACAGTAGGTGGAGGGTTTATCCCGACGTTAGTGCTTGGGATTCCAGGAACGCCACCAGATGCCATTATATTAGGGGCTCTTTTGGTTCAAGGAATCAAAACAGGCCCGACGCTTTTCACCGAGCAGGGAAGTATTGTTTATACTTTCATCTATGGTTTGTTGATCGCAACGTTATTAATGCTTCCTGTTGGGTTAATCCTCGGTAAATATGCGTACAAATCGATAGCGAAAACACCAAAGCAGTTGCTTGTGCCTACTGTAGCATTCCTTACCGTTATTGGTAGTTATGCAATTCACAGTAATCCACATGATACCTTTGTTATGTTCTCTTTGGGTGTTGTTGCATGGGTATTGTCGAAGTTTGGTTTCAGTGCTTCGCCCATTGTATTGGGGCTGGTGCTCGGAAAAATTGCCGAACAGGGCTTTGTTCAAACCTATTTAATTGGCTCCGCGCAGGGGCGAGTGCTCGAAATGTTCTTTGGACGGCCGATATCAATAGGAATCATTCTTTGTGCGATCTTTGCATTGGTGTTTCCTCTTTGGATGGCACGCAAAAAAAAGGTTGTAACTCAAGACACGACGTTGAACCACAAAACATCCAATATTGTGATGACTGGGTTGGTTATGGTTGTGGGTGGTGTATTGCTTACGCAAATGGGCGGAATGTCACCTTTGGGTTCTGTTTTCCCAAGCTACATACTTTATGCAATGTTAGGTATTGCGGCGTTGTTGCTTGTTAAAAGTCTTAAGAGTTCGAGTGAGACGAAGTTTTCTGAACTCTGTGTCGTTCCCAATGGGCGTCAGTTAGGGGTGATCGTTGTTGTTGGCGGTTGGACTTTGTCTATGTCGACATTAGGTTTTGCGCTTTCATCGTTACTCGCATTTACATTGATTATGTTAATTGCAAATTTCGATAAACCTAAAATGATTCCCATGCTTAAAAATGTGTCGGTTTCAGTGGTTATAGTTGGAGCATTCTACCTGTTGATGAAAGAGGTTCTTCTTCTGCGTATGCCAGAAGGCTTACTCTTCTAA
- the ttdA gene encoding L(+)-tartrate dehydratase subunit alpha, with product MGNEQSIEHMSDVMSRFTSYIGKRLPTDVKKKQAELRKKEKNPMAIEIYDTMAENQEAADKLDRPSCQDTGVIQYFLKVGAKFPLIGELEEILRAATLGATERGPLRHNAVETFDEKNTGTNTGSNIPWLDWEILPNEDTAEIEVYMAGGGCTLPGHAKVLMPGQGYEGVADFVFDVITSRGVNACPPLLVGVGVSTSVETAARLSKKAILRPVDTSNPNANAALMEELLEEGLNEVGIGPQGLTGDNTVMGVNIESSARHPSTIGVAVSTGCWAHRRGTIKFNADLSYEIISHEGVTL from the coding sequence ATGGGCAACGAGCAATCCATAGAACACATGTCGGATGTAATGAGTAGGTTCACCAGCTACATCGGCAAACGATTACCTACAGACGTAAAGAAAAAGCAGGCCGAGTTAAGAAAGAAAGAAAAAAACCCGATGGCCATTGAAATTTACGACACAATGGCAGAAAACCAAGAAGCGGCAGATAAGCTCGATAGACCGAGCTGTCAGGATACAGGCGTTATTCAGTATTTTCTTAAAGTTGGAGCCAAGTTTCCTTTGATTGGAGAGTTAGAGGAAATTCTACGTGCCGCAACGTTAGGTGCGACTGAAAGAGGGCCTCTTCGACACAATGCGGTCGAGACGTTTGATGAGAAAAATACCGGTACGAACACGGGGTCTAATATTCCTTGGTTAGACTGGGAAATTCTTCCGAATGAAGATACCGCAGAAATCGAAGTGTACATGGCTGGCGGTGGTTGTACATTACCAGGCCACGCAAAAGTATTGATGCCGGGGCAAGGGTATGAAGGCGTCGCGGATTTTGTTTTTGACGTAATTACCTCGCGAGGCGTTAACGCGTGCCCTCCATTGTTGGTTGGAGTCGGTGTGTCAACTTCCGTTGAAACGGCAGCACGTTTGTCGAAAAAAGCGATCTTGCGTCCTGTTGATACAAGCAACCCGAACGCTAATGCAGCCTTAATGGAAGAGTTATTAGAAGAAGGGCTTAATGAAGTTGGCATCGGGCCTCAAGGGTTAACGGGTGACAACACAGTAATGGGTGTGAACATCGAATCGTCTGCACGCCACCCTTCAACGATTGGTGTTGCTGTATCAACGGGTTGTTGGGCGCATCGTCGTGGAACCATTAAATTTAATGCCGACCTGAGCTACGAAATCATCTCTCACGAGGGTGTAACGCTATGA
- a CDS encoding LysR family transcriptional regulator, with the protein MDPTSEYDFFISLARNGALSATARELNLTPSAVTKRLTNLESRLGVRLVNRTTRKVSLTNEGEVYLEYIKNIKEQIEEMEAVITKRRSTPRGLLRVNAPLGFGRTYIAPILSEFLSENPAVEIQLMLTDRPMTLPDDSIDVCIRFGQAPDSRVIARKIAPNRRLVCAAPSYLKRYPKPNSPADLAEHNCIIIKQNQQVASAWRFYKNGKEEVIKVKANMVTNDGEIALRWAIDGHGLVMRAEWDLAKYIRQGKLEIVLEDYETPEADIYAVYMERQNQSAKLTRFLDYLQDSFLNSENKERSFW; encoded by the coding sequence GTGGACCCGACTTCTGAGTATGATTTCTTTATTTCTCTGGCAAGAAATGGAGCGCTTTCAGCCACCGCACGCGAGCTCAACTTAACGCCCTCTGCCGTTACGAAAAGACTCACTAATTTAGAATCTCGTCTGGGAGTTCGGCTCGTTAACCGCACAACTCGAAAAGTAAGTTTGACCAATGAAGGAGAGGTCTATTTAGAGTACATAAAGAACATTAAAGAACAGATCGAAGAGATGGAAGCGGTCATTACCAAGCGCAGAAGTACACCAAGAGGCCTCCTACGTGTTAATGCGCCACTAGGTTTTGGAAGAACCTACATTGCCCCCATTCTTTCAGAATTTCTATCCGAGAACCCAGCTGTTGAGATACAACTCATGCTGACAGATCGACCAATGACGCTTCCCGACGATTCCATTGATGTTTGTATTCGATTTGGGCAAGCCCCAGATTCTCGTGTCATTGCACGAAAAATAGCCCCAAACAGACGTTTAGTCTGCGCTGCGCCAAGTTATCTAAAACGTTATCCCAAACCCAATAGCCCCGCAGATCTTGCTGAGCATAACTGCATCATTATCAAACAAAATCAACAAGTTGCAAGCGCGTGGCGTTTCTATAAAAACGGTAAAGAAGAGGTTATCAAAGTAAAAGCCAACATGGTAACCAATGATGGAGAAATCGCATTGCGGTGGGCGATTGACGGCCACGGTTTGGTCATGCGTGCGGAATGGGATTTGGCAAAATACATACGCCAAGGCAAGCTTGAAATCGTCTTGGAAGACTATGAAACCCCCGAGGCCGACATCTACGCTGTTTATATGGAAAGACAAAACCAATCGGCAAAGCTAACGCGCTTTTTGGATTATCTTCAAGATTCATTTCTTAACAGCGAAAACAAAGAAAGATCCTTTTGGTAG
- a CDS encoding ABC transporter substrate-binding protein produces MKSVLRLSLLASLVSATSAFAADKVTFQLDWLPGGDKAPVYVGIQEGFFEALDLDVSIASGRGSTDALTKMATGQSDIGSSDIGALMAAKAQEDVPVVAVLPYFTQAPHAFFALKSSGIDSIEKLEGKKVATSPFTSSNAFLPLVLKENDLSESDIKLVKSDPGALGPMMITGNTDAIIAWVTNTALFTSQAAEAGKEIVELPWSSAGLSLYSSSLLASERFLEERPDVAKRFIKAYKKSIEFTYSYPDKAGEALHNMVPEVDAGIAAAQIKSITNLVYNDVTEKDGFGQFEQTRLMQTWDYVAEANSLSTDALDPKDAVNLNYLPD; encoded by the coding sequence ATGAAGTCAGTGTTACGTTTATCCCTTTTAGCCAGTTTAGTCAGCGCCACGTCAGCCTTCGCGGCAGACAAGGTAACGTTCCAATTGGATTGGCTACCCGGAGGGGATAAAGCCCCTGTGTACGTTGGTATTCAAGAAGGTTTTTTTGAAGCCTTAGACCTTGATGTAAGCATTGCCAGTGGACGAGGCTCAACCGACGCGTTAACTAAGATGGCAACAGGTCAATCTGATATCGGCAGCTCTGATATCGGCGCACTGATGGCCGCTAAGGCACAAGAAGATGTGCCTGTCGTGGCGGTCTTACCTTACTTCACTCAAGCTCCGCATGCGTTTTTTGCACTCAAGAGTAGCGGTATCGATTCAATTGAGAAGCTGGAAGGCAAAAAAGTCGCAACGTCGCCTTTCACTTCTTCGAATGCCTTTTTGCCACTTGTATTGAAAGAGAATGACCTGTCCGAAAGTGATATCAAGCTGGTTAAATCAGACCCTGGTGCACTCGGCCCGATGATGATTACAGGTAATACGGATGCCATTATTGCTTGGGTAACGAATACCGCGCTGTTTACTTCGCAAGCCGCTGAAGCAGGAAAAGAGATCGTAGAACTGCCTTGGTCTAGTGCTGGCTTGTCTCTGTACAGTTCCTCACTTTTAGCGTCTGAACGCTTCTTAGAAGAGCGTCCAGACGTCGCAAAACGCTTTATTAAAGCGTACAAAAAGTCGATTGAGTTTACCTACTCCTACCCAGACAAGGCAGGTGAAGCGTTACACAATATGGTACCTGAGGTCGACGCTGGCATTGCAGCTGCTCAAATTAAGAGCATTACAAACCTTGTTTACAACGATGTCACGGAAAAGGATGGTTTTGGTCAATTTGAGCAAACTCGCCTAATGCAAACCTGGGACTACGTCGCTGAAGCGAATTCTCTTTCAACGGATGCACTTGATCCGAAAGACGCCGTCAATTTGAACTATTTGCCTGATTAA